Proteins from one Strix uralensis isolate ZFMK-TIS-50842 chromosome 14, bStrUra1, whole genome shotgun sequence genomic window:
- the FCHSD1 gene encoding F-BAR and double SH3 domains protein 1 isoform X3: protein MAGVAGHCPPAWVLACPACPLPTGPTASREPPSTGSTGRSVVAVWKGVIEGTAHAGQVRVTASESYRALAAEAARSARLSKERMLKKGIERLQKAQAELLETVKELDKAKKQFTHLQRSSEVAKDKAADVEARLQKSDRRIFHTKASLQKLSAKFLARVAEHSRQLVGVQNEYGFALVSATAHLEHYRRVELPAAMQALDGDLYERLREHLSAASRTEVETCRATRDWFQGIAEASTRVCREQDLLLFLHDHPAFALASEQRFQLAGVKEVGGRGDIMAGRGLHSQAFLSHPVLPQVCLLPPGDDGASLEKEARRWATRVARDCKNKAHSEEVLQRLESRRQQVPEVEAATVERRMEEARENIRKAEVSRVKAEARLALLRAAGLDVDTWLAGAMVGAGEEAPTGLDLSEFDDYEDSDELDEDNEPSPAARTYPYTCRVIFGYQGCQADELSITQGEELEVIEDGDAEEWVKARNKEGQVGYVPEKYLLSLGGELGDEAGPPGPSALHRQLSSIMAAELVLEPGAWLVRALYDYEGQSPEELSFPEGAIIRVLPRAPGEVDDGFWMGDFDGRIGVFPSLVVEELTGGQGAAGQELPSPSPPPFSPPGLVPGTSLAPSPSPEMPLGGCRQDGTGSGQSSPDLAATRLRPLRAPPPPPGRAPEPDPELHFS from the exons GAGCGTGGTCGCTGTCTGGAAGGGTGTCATCGAGGGGACCGCGCACGCCGGGCAGGTCCGTGTCACCGCCTCGGAGAGCTACCGTGCCCTCGCCGCGGAGGCCGCCCGCAGCGCCCGCCTCTCCAAGGAGCGGATGCTCAAGAAG GGCATCGAGCGGCTGCAGAAGGCACAAGCGGAGCTGCTGGAGACAGTGAAGGAGCTGGACAAGGCAAAGAAGCAGTTCACCCACCTCCAGAGGAGCAGCGAGGTGGCCAAGGACAAGGCGGCTGACGTGGAGGCTCG GCTCCAGAAGAGCGATCGGAGGATATTTCACACCAAGGCCAGCCTGCAAAAACTCAGCGCCAAG tTCTTGGCACGGGTGGCTGAGCACTCGAGGCAGCTCGTGGGGGTACAGAACGAGTATGGCTTCGCCCTGGTGTCTGCCACCGCCCACCTGGAGCATTACCGGCGGGTGGAGCTGCCCGCTGCCATGCAG GCGCTGGATGGTGACCTCTACGAGCGGCTGAGGGAGCACTTGTCAGCGGCCAGCCGGACGGAGGTGGAGACCTGCCGGGCCACGCGGGACTGGTTCCAGGGCATCGCGGAGGCGTCCACGCGG GTGTGCCGGGAGCAggacctcctcctcttcctgcacGACCACCCCGCCTTCGCCCTGGCCTCCGAACAGCGCTTCCAGCTTGCTGGGGTGAAGGAGGTGGGTGGCAGGGGGGACATTATGGCGGGGAGGGGTCTGCACAGCCAGGCTTTTCTCAGCCACCCTGTCCTCCCCCAGGTGTGCCTGCTGCCACCAGGGGACGATGGGGCCAGCCTGGAGAAGGAGGCACGGCGCTGGGCCACGCGGGTGGCTCGGGACTGCAAAAACAAGGCGCACAGCGAGGAG GTGCTGCAGCGGCTGGAGTCCAGGCGGCAGCAGGTCCCAGAGGTGGAGGCAGCCACGGTGGAGCGACGGATGGAAGAAGCGAGGGAAAACATCCGGAAAGCAGAG GTCAGCCGGGTGAAGGCAGAAGCACGGCTGGCACTGCTGCGGGCAGCAGGGCTGGACGTGGACACTTGGCTGGCGGGGGCCATGGTGGGAGCAGGCGAGGAGGCACCCACAGGGCTGGATCTGTCCGAGTTTGACGACTACGAGGACAGTGACGAGCTGGATGAGGACAatgagcccagccctgctgcccgcACCTACCCCTACACCTGCCGGGTGATCTTCGGGTACCAG GGCTGCCAGGCCGATGAGCTGTCCATCACTCAGGGCGAGGAGCTGGAGGTCATCGAGGATGGTGATGCAGAGGAGTGGGTGAAG GCTCGAAACAAGGAGGGCCAGGTTGGCTATGTCCCCGAAAAGTACCTGCTGTCCCTGGGTGGCGAGCTGGGGGACGAGGCTGGTCCCCCGGGACCCTCTGCCCTGCATCGCCAGCTCTCCAGCATCatggctgcagagctggtgctggagcccggag CCTGGCTGGTGCGAGCCCTGTACGACTACGAGGGGCAGAGCCCCGAGGAGCTGAGCTTCCCTGAGGGGGCCATCATCCGGGTGCTGCCCCGTGCCCCTGGCGAGGTGGATGATGGCTTCTGGATGGGCGACTTCGATGGCCGCATCGGCGTCTTCCCCTCCTTGGTGGTGGAGGAGCTCACCGGGGGCcagggggcagctgggcag GAGCTGCCATCGCCGTCCCCACCACCCTTCTCCCCTCCTGGCCTTGTGCCCGGGACCAgcctggcccccagcccctctcctgaaATGCCGCTGGGAG GTtgcaggcaggatggcacaggCAGTGGGCAGAGCTCTCCGGACCTGGCAGCCACCCGCCTCCGGCCG CTCCGCGCACCCCCCCCACCGCCTGGCAGAGCCCCTGAGCCTGACCCTGAGCTGCACTTCAGCTGA
- the FCHSD1 gene encoding F-BAR and double SH3 domains protein 1 isoform X1, whose product MQPPPPRKVKLTQEVRVHLLEQLSGLQGKQQRDAELLEDIRSYSKQRAAIDREYGQALQRLASQFMKRDWQRGRSEAGDSRSVVAVWKGVIEGTAHAGQVRVTASESYRALAAEAARSARLSKERMLKKGIERLQKAQAELLETVKELDKAKKQFTHLQRSSEVAKDKAADVEARLQKSDRRIFHTKASLQKLSAKFLARVAEHSRQLVGVQNEYGFALVSATAHLEHYRRVELPAAMQALDGDLYERLREHLSAASRTEVETCRATRDWFQGIAEASTRVCREQDLLLFLHDHPAFALASEQRFQLAGVKEVGGRGDIMAGRGLHSQAFLSHPVLPQVCLLPPGDDGASLEKEARRWATRVARDCKNKAHSEEVLQRLESRRQQVPEVEAATVERRMEEARENIRKAEVSRVKAEARLALLRAAGLDVDTWLAGAMVGAGEEAPTGLDLSEFDDYEDSDELDEDNEPSPAARTYPYTCRVIFGYQGCQADELSITQGEELEVIEDGDAEEWVKARNKEGQVGYVPEKYLLSLGGELGDEAGPPGPSALHRQLSSIMAAELVLEPGAWLVRALYDYEGQSPEELSFPEGAIIRVLPRAPGEVDDGFWMGDFDGRIGVFPSLVVEELTGGQGAAGQELPSPSPPPFSPPGLVPGTSLAPSPSPEMPLGGCRQDGTGSGQSSPDLAATRLRPLRAPPPPPGRAPEPDPELHFS is encoded by the exons GCGCTGCAGAGGCTGGCGAGCCAGTTCATGAAGCGAGACTGGCAGCGGGGCCGCAGCGAGGCCGGCGACTCGAg GAGCGTGGTCGCTGTCTGGAAGGGTGTCATCGAGGGGACCGCGCACGCCGGGCAGGTCCGTGTCACCGCCTCGGAGAGCTACCGTGCCCTCGCCGCGGAGGCCGCCCGCAGCGCCCGCCTCTCCAAGGAGCGGATGCTCAAGAAG GGCATCGAGCGGCTGCAGAAGGCACAAGCGGAGCTGCTGGAGACAGTGAAGGAGCTGGACAAGGCAAAGAAGCAGTTCACCCACCTCCAGAGGAGCAGCGAGGTGGCCAAGGACAAGGCGGCTGACGTGGAGGCTCG GCTCCAGAAGAGCGATCGGAGGATATTTCACACCAAGGCCAGCCTGCAAAAACTCAGCGCCAAG tTCTTGGCACGGGTGGCTGAGCACTCGAGGCAGCTCGTGGGGGTACAGAACGAGTATGGCTTCGCCCTGGTGTCTGCCACCGCCCACCTGGAGCATTACCGGCGGGTGGAGCTGCCCGCTGCCATGCAG GCGCTGGATGGTGACCTCTACGAGCGGCTGAGGGAGCACTTGTCAGCGGCCAGCCGGACGGAGGTGGAGACCTGCCGGGCCACGCGGGACTGGTTCCAGGGCATCGCGGAGGCGTCCACGCGG GTGTGCCGGGAGCAggacctcctcctcttcctgcacGACCACCCCGCCTTCGCCCTGGCCTCCGAACAGCGCTTCCAGCTTGCTGGGGTGAAGGAGGTGGGTGGCAGGGGGGACATTATGGCGGGGAGGGGTCTGCACAGCCAGGCTTTTCTCAGCCACCCTGTCCTCCCCCAGGTGTGCCTGCTGCCACCAGGGGACGATGGGGCCAGCCTGGAGAAGGAGGCACGGCGCTGGGCCACGCGGGTGGCTCGGGACTGCAAAAACAAGGCGCACAGCGAGGAG GTGCTGCAGCGGCTGGAGTCCAGGCGGCAGCAGGTCCCAGAGGTGGAGGCAGCCACGGTGGAGCGACGGATGGAAGAAGCGAGGGAAAACATCCGGAAAGCAGAG GTCAGCCGGGTGAAGGCAGAAGCACGGCTGGCACTGCTGCGGGCAGCAGGGCTGGACGTGGACACTTGGCTGGCGGGGGCCATGGTGGGAGCAGGCGAGGAGGCACCCACAGGGCTGGATCTGTCCGAGTTTGACGACTACGAGGACAGTGACGAGCTGGATGAGGACAatgagcccagccctgctgcccgcACCTACCCCTACACCTGCCGGGTGATCTTCGGGTACCAG GGCTGCCAGGCCGATGAGCTGTCCATCACTCAGGGCGAGGAGCTGGAGGTCATCGAGGATGGTGATGCAGAGGAGTGGGTGAAG GCTCGAAACAAGGAGGGCCAGGTTGGCTATGTCCCCGAAAAGTACCTGCTGTCCCTGGGTGGCGAGCTGGGGGACGAGGCTGGTCCCCCGGGACCCTCTGCCCTGCATCGCCAGCTCTCCAGCATCatggctgcagagctggtgctggagcccggag CCTGGCTGGTGCGAGCCCTGTACGACTACGAGGGGCAGAGCCCCGAGGAGCTGAGCTTCCCTGAGGGGGCCATCATCCGGGTGCTGCCCCGTGCCCCTGGCGAGGTGGATGATGGCTTCTGGATGGGCGACTTCGATGGCCGCATCGGCGTCTTCCCCTCCTTGGTGGTGGAGGAGCTCACCGGGGGCcagggggcagctgggcag GAGCTGCCATCGCCGTCCCCACCACCCTTCTCCCCTCCTGGCCTTGTGCCCGGGACCAgcctggcccccagcccctctcctgaaATGCCGCTGGGAG GTtgcaggcaggatggcacaggCAGTGGGCAGAGCTCTCCGGACCTGGCAGCCACCCGCCTCCGGCCG CTCCGCGCACCCCCCCCACCGCCTGGCAGAGCCCCTGAGCCTGACCCTGAGCTGCACTTCAGCTGA
- the FCHSD1 gene encoding F-BAR and double SH3 domains protein 1 isoform X2, producing the protein MQPPPPRKVKLTQEVRVHLLEQLSGLQGKQQRDAELLEDIRSYSKQRAAIDREYGQALQRLASQFMKRDWQRGRSEAGDSRSVVAVWKGVIEGTAHAGQVRVTASESYRALAAEAARSARLSKERMLKKGIERLQKAQAELLETVKELDKAKKQFTHLQRSSEVAKDKAADVEARLQKSDRRIFHTKASLQKLSAKFLARVAEHSRQLVGVQNEYGFALVSATAHLEHYRRVELPAAMQALDGDLYERLREHLSAASRTEVETCRATRDWFQGIAEASTRVCREQDLLLFLHDHPAFALASEQRFQLAGVKEVCLLPPGDDGASLEKEARRWATRVARDCKNKAHSEEVLQRLESRRQQVPEVEAATVERRMEEARENIRKAEVSRVKAEARLALLRAAGLDVDTWLAGAMVGAGEEAPTGLDLSEFDDYEDSDELDEDNEPSPAARTYPYTCRVIFGYQGCQADELSITQGEELEVIEDGDAEEWVKARNKEGQVGYVPEKYLLSLGGELGDEAGPPGPSALHRQLSSIMAAELVLEPGAWLVRALYDYEGQSPEELSFPEGAIIRVLPRAPGEVDDGFWMGDFDGRIGVFPSLVVEELTGGQGAAGQELPSPSPPPFSPPGLVPGTSLAPSPSPEMPLGGCRQDGTGSGQSSPDLAATRLRPLRAPPPPPGRAPEPDPELHFS; encoded by the exons GCGCTGCAGAGGCTGGCGAGCCAGTTCATGAAGCGAGACTGGCAGCGGGGCCGCAGCGAGGCCGGCGACTCGAg GAGCGTGGTCGCTGTCTGGAAGGGTGTCATCGAGGGGACCGCGCACGCCGGGCAGGTCCGTGTCACCGCCTCGGAGAGCTACCGTGCCCTCGCCGCGGAGGCCGCCCGCAGCGCCCGCCTCTCCAAGGAGCGGATGCTCAAGAAG GGCATCGAGCGGCTGCAGAAGGCACAAGCGGAGCTGCTGGAGACAGTGAAGGAGCTGGACAAGGCAAAGAAGCAGTTCACCCACCTCCAGAGGAGCAGCGAGGTGGCCAAGGACAAGGCGGCTGACGTGGAGGCTCG GCTCCAGAAGAGCGATCGGAGGATATTTCACACCAAGGCCAGCCTGCAAAAACTCAGCGCCAAG tTCTTGGCACGGGTGGCTGAGCACTCGAGGCAGCTCGTGGGGGTACAGAACGAGTATGGCTTCGCCCTGGTGTCTGCCACCGCCCACCTGGAGCATTACCGGCGGGTGGAGCTGCCCGCTGCCATGCAG GCGCTGGATGGTGACCTCTACGAGCGGCTGAGGGAGCACTTGTCAGCGGCCAGCCGGACGGAGGTGGAGACCTGCCGGGCCACGCGGGACTGGTTCCAGGGCATCGCGGAGGCGTCCACGCGG GTGTGCCGGGAGCAggacctcctcctcttcctgcacGACCACCCCGCCTTCGCCCTGGCCTCCGAACAGCGCTTCCAGCTTGCTGGGGTGAAGGAG GTGTGCCTGCTGCCACCAGGGGACGATGGGGCCAGCCTGGAGAAGGAGGCACGGCGCTGGGCCACGCGGGTGGCTCGGGACTGCAAAAACAAGGCGCACAGCGAGGAG GTGCTGCAGCGGCTGGAGTCCAGGCGGCAGCAGGTCCCAGAGGTGGAGGCAGCCACGGTGGAGCGACGGATGGAAGAAGCGAGGGAAAACATCCGGAAAGCAGAG GTCAGCCGGGTGAAGGCAGAAGCACGGCTGGCACTGCTGCGGGCAGCAGGGCTGGACGTGGACACTTGGCTGGCGGGGGCCATGGTGGGAGCAGGCGAGGAGGCACCCACAGGGCTGGATCTGTCCGAGTTTGACGACTACGAGGACAGTGACGAGCTGGATGAGGACAatgagcccagccctgctgcccgcACCTACCCCTACACCTGCCGGGTGATCTTCGGGTACCAG GGCTGCCAGGCCGATGAGCTGTCCATCACTCAGGGCGAGGAGCTGGAGGTCATCGAGGATGGTGATGCAGAGGAGTGGGTGAAG GCTCGAAACAAGGAGGGCCAGGTTGGCTATGTCCCCGAAAAGTACCTGCTGTCCCTGGGTGGCGAGCTGGGGGACGAGGCTGGTCCCCCGGGACCCTCTGCCCTGCATCGCCAGCTCTCCAGCATCatggctgcagagctggtgctggagcccggag CCTGGCTGGTGCGAGCCCTGTACGACTACGAGGGGCAGAGCCCCGAGGAGCTGAGCTTCCCTGAGGGGGCCATCATCCGGGTGCTGCCCCGTGCCCCTGGCGAGGTGGATGATGGCTTCTGGATGGGCGACTTCGATGGCCGCATCGGCGTCTTCCCCTCCTTGGTGGTGGAGGAGCTCACCGGGGGCcagggggcagctgggcag GAGCTGCCATCGCCGTCCCCACCACCCTTCTCCCCTCCTGGCCTTGTGCCCGGGACCAgcctggcccccagcccctctcctgaaATGCCGCTGGGAG GTtgcaggcaggatggcacaggCAGTGGGCAGAGCTCTCCGGACCTGGCAGCCACCCGCCTCCGGCCG CTCCGCGCACCCCCCCCACCGCCTGGCAGAGCCCCTGAGCCTGACCCTGAGCTGCACTTCAGCTGA
- the FCHSD1 gene encoding F-BAR and double SH3 domains protein 1 isoform X4: MKRDWQRGRSEAGDSRSVVAVWKGVIEGTAHAGQVRVTASESYRALAAEAARSARLSKERMLKKGIERLQKAQAELLETVKELDKAKKQFTHLQRSSEVAKDKAADVEARLQKSDRRIFHTKASLQKLSAKFLARVAEHSRQLVGVQNEYGFALVSATAHLEHYRRVELPAAMQALDGDLYERLREHLSAASRTEVETCRATRDWFQGIAEASTRVCREQDLLLFLHDHPAFALASEQRFQLAGVKEVGGRGDIMAGRGLHSQAFLSHPVLPQVCLLPPGDDGASLEKEARRWATRVARDCKNKAHSEEVLQRLESRRQQVPEVEAATVERRMEEARENIRKAEVSRVKAEARLALLRAAGLDVDTWLAGAMVGAGEEAPTGLDLSEFDDYEDSDELDEDNEPSPAARTYPYTCRVIFGYQGCQADELSITQGEELEVIEDGDAEEWVKARNKEGQVGYVPEKYLLSLGGELGDEAGPPGPSALHRQLSSIMAAELVLEPGAWLVRALYDYEGQSPEELSFPEGAIIRVLPRAPGEVDDGFWMGDFDGRIGVFPSLVVEELTGGQGAAGQELPSPSPPPFSPPGLVPGTSLAPSPSPEMPLGGCRQDGTGSGQSSPDLAATRLRPLRAPPPPPGRAPEPDPELHFS; encoded by the exons ATGAAGCGAGACTGGCAGCGGGGCCGCAGCGAGGCCGGCGACTCGAg GAGCGTGGTCGCTGTCTGGAAGGGTGTCATCGAGGGGACCGCGCACGCCGGGCAGGTCCGTGTCACCGCCTCGGAGAGCTACCGTGCCCTCGCCGCGGAGGCCGCCCGCAGCGCCCGCCTCTCCAAGGAGCGGATGCTCAAGAAG GGCATCGAGCGGCTGCAGAAGGCACAAGCGGAGCTGCTGGAGACAGTGAAGGAGCTGGACAAGGCAAAGAAGCAGTTCACCCACCTCCAGAGGAGCAGCGAGGTGGCCAAGGACAAGGCGGCTGACGTGGAGGCTCG GCTCCAGAAGAGCGATCGGAGGATATTTCACACCAAGGCCAGCCTGCAAAAACTCAGCGCCAAG tTCTTGGCACGGGTGGCTGAGCACTCGAGGCAGCTCGTGGGGGTACAGAACGAGTATGGCTTCGCCCTGGTGTCTGCCACCGCCCACCTGGAGCATTACCGGCGGGTGGAGCTGCCCGCTGCCATGCAG GCGCTGGATGGTGACCTCTACGAGCGGCTGAGGGAGCACTTGTCAGCGGCCAGCCGGACGGAGGTGGAGACCTGCCGGGCCACGCGGGACTGGTTCCAGGGCATCGCGGAGGCGTCCACGCGG GTGTGCCGGGAGCAggacctcctcctcttcctgcacGACCACCCCGCCTTCGCCCTGGCCTCCGAACAGCGCTTCCAGCTTGCTGGGGTGAAGGAGGTGGGTGGCAGGGGGGACATTATGGCGGGGAGGGGTCTGCACAGCCAGGCTTTTCTCAGCCACCCTGTCCTCCCCCAGGTGTGCCTGCTGCCACCAGGGGACGATGGGGCCAGCCTGGAGAAGGAGGCACGGCGCTGGGCCACGCGGGTGGCTCGGGACTGCAAAAACAAGGCGCACAGCGAGGAG GTGCTGCAGCGGCTGGAGTCCAGGCGGCAGCAGGTCCCAGAGGTGGAGGCAGCCACGGTGGAGCGACGGATGGAAGAAGCGAGGGAAAACATCCGGAAAGCAGAG GTCAGCCGGGTGAAGGCAGAAGCACGGCTGGCACTGCTGCGGGCAGCAGGGCTGGACGTGGACACTTGGCTGGCGGGGGCCATGGTGGGAGCAGGCGAGGAGGCACCCACAGGGCTGGATCTGTCCGAGTTTGACGACTACGAGGACAGTGACGAGCTGGATGAGGACAatgagcccagccctgctgcccgcACCTACCCCTACACCTGCCGGGTGATCTTCGGGTACCAG GGCTGCCAGGCCGATGAGCTGTCCATCACTCAGGGCGAGGAGCTGGAGGTCATCGAGGATGGTGATGCAGAGGAGTGGGTGAAG GCTCGAAACAAGGAGGGCCAGGTTGGCTATGTCCCCGAAAAGTACCTGCTGTCCCTGGGTGGCGAGCTGGGGGACGAGGCTGGTCCCCCGGGACCCTCTGCCCTGCATCGCCAGCTCTCCAGCATCatggctgcagagctggtgctggagcccggag CCTGGCTGGTGCGAGCCCTGTACGACTACGAGGGGCAGAGCCCCGAGGAGCTGAGCTTCCCTGAGGGGGCCATCATCCGGGTGCTGCCCCGTGCCCCTGGCGAGGTGGATGATGGCTTCTGGATGGGCGACTTCGATGGCCGCATCGGCGTCTTCCCCTCCTTGGTGGTGGAGGAGCTCACCGGGGGCcagggggcagctgggcag GAGCTGCCATCGCCGTCCCCACCACCCTTCTCCCCTCCTGGCCTTGTGCCCGGGACCAgcctggcccccagcccctctcctgaaATGCCGCTGGGAG GTtgcaggcaggatggcacaggCAGTGGGCAGAGCTCTCCGGACCTGGCAGCCACCCGCCTCCGGCCG CTCCGCGCACCCCCCCCACCGCCTGGCAGAGCCCCTGAGCCTGACCCTGAGCTGCACTTCAGCTGA